A section of the Dehalobacter sp. DCM genome encodes:
- a CDS encoding amidohydrolase: protein MNNEPIIIANGMIKPMTGEKEFVGSILVNEGKIAKILPCDFSEDETGRPENMPYSENTLKEVFGLSTDLNVKIISAQGKWVLPGYIDAHCHVGIGEEIFQYEGDDINEATDPLTPELRAIDGINPEDEGFRDARLGGVTAAFTCPGSANVIGGTGVVVKTAGRVVEEMILREPAGLKVAFGENPKVVYGEQKKMPMTRMGTAALLRQALVDAQNYREKLEQGKTDPDKLPERDLGLETIKLVLEKKIPLRAHAHRADDIMTAIRIAREFNVDLVLEHCTDGHKIADILQKYHYPAAIGPSFTNRAKVELKDRTFSTPGVLAKAGLKVAIMTDHSVTPIQYLPLCAAMAVRSGMDIEDALKAITIWPAEILGVADRIGSLAEGKDADIVIWDGEPLGFHSVPETVLINGTIVKPE from the coding sequence ATGAATAACGAGCCAATAATCATCGCGAACGGGATGATTAAACCGATGACCGGAGAGAAAGAATTTGTAGGAAGTATTTTAGTTAATGAGGGGAAGATAGCGAAAATTTTACCCTGTGATTTTTCAGAAGATGAAACTGGCAGACCGGAAAATATGCCTTATTCTGAGAATACCTTAAAAGAGGTATTCGGACTTAGTACGGATCTAAATGTTAAAATCATCTCTGCACAGGGTAAGTGGGTCCTGCCGGGGTATATCGATGCGCACTGTCACGTTGGAATTGGGGAAGAAATATTTCAATACGAAGGCGATGATATCAATGAAGCGACTGATCCACTGACACCGGAGCTTCGTGCTATCGATGGTATTAATCCGGAAGATGAAGGTTTTCGGGATGCCCGTCTTGGCGGTGTAACCGCCGCCTTCACGTGCCCGGGGAGCGCAAATGTTATTGGGGGAACAGGCGTTGTCGTAAAAACGGCCGGTCGTGTTGTCGAAGAAATGATTCTGAGAGAACCGGCTGGTCTAAAGGTTGCTTTCGGTGAAAACCCTAAAGTGGTTTATGGAGAGCAAAAAAAAATGCCGATGACAAGAATGGGAACGGCAGCCTTGTTACGACAGGCACTGGTTGATGCCCAAAACTATCGAGAAAAGTTGGAGCAGGGGAAAACAGACCCGGATAAACTGCCGGAACGTGACCTTGGCCTGGAAACCATCAAGCTTGTCCTGGAAAAAAAGATTCCACTGAGGGCACATGCTCATCGGGCTGACGATATTATGACAGCGATACGGATCGCTCGTGAATTTAACGTCGATCTCGTTTTGGAACATTGCACTGACGGGCATAAAATCGCAGATATCCTGCAGAAGTATCACTACCCGGCGGCAATAGGACCTTCGTTCACCAATAGGGCCAAAGTTGAATTGAAGGATAGGACATTCAGCACACCCGGAGTCTTAGCTAAAGCGGGTCTTAAAGTGGCGATTATGACCGATCATTCGGTGACGCCAATTCAGTATTTGCCATTATGTGCGGCTATGGCGGTTCGCAGCGGGATGGATATTGAAGATGCTTTAAAGGCCATTACGATTTGGCCGGCTGAGATTTTAGGTGTTGCTGACCGAATAGGTTCACTTGCGGAAGGCAAGGATGCTGATATCGTCATTTGGGACGGGGAACCGCTCGGTTTCCATTCCGTTCCAGAAACAGTACTGATTAATGGGACTATCGTTAAACCCGAATAA
- the tsaE gene encoding tRNA (adenosine(37)-N6)-threonylcarbamoyltransferase complex ATPase subunit type 1 TsaE: MEKIIESSSPEETFKLGKSIGENIHSGLVICLYGDLGSGKTVLAKGIGEGLGVKENITSPTFTLIQEYNTRFTGLRFIHMDLYRLKYPEEAEVIGATDYFTNDCVCLLEWPEIIEGLLPTERIDIRIEGSGIEQRRIILSGRDIPEWLEF, translated from the coding sequence ATGGAAAAAATAATTGAATCAAGCAGTCCGGAAGAGACTTTTAAACTGGGTAAGTCTATCGGAGAAAACATCCATTCAGGTTTGGTTATTTGTCTTTATGGTGATTTAGGTTCCGGTAAAACTGTCTTAGCTAAAGGAATCGGCGAGGGACTTGGCGTAAAAGAAAATATCACGAGCCCAACATTTACTCTGATTCAGGAATACAATACCCGTTTTACCGGACTGCGGTTTATCCATATGGATCTCTATCGGCTAAAATATCCAGAAGAAGCGGAGGTTATCGGGGCAACGGATTATTTCACCAACGACTGTGTCTGTCTGTTGGAATGGCCGGAGATCATTGAGGGATTGTTACCCACGGAGAGAATCGATATCCGCATAGAGGGCAGCGGCATCGAACAACGGCGAATCATTTTATCCGGTAGAGACATACCCGAGTGGCTTGAATTCTGA
- the tsaB gene encoding tRNA (adenosine(37)-N6)-threonylcarbamoyltransferase complex dimerization subunit type 1 TsaB: MKYLTIDTTTKITALALGEDGKLICEGFLHTGKTHSERLIPMVDQLFQASGWKLNEVDLIGVVRGPGSFTGIRIGIATAQGLAQVMNIPIVGVSSLDALSWAGNGRPEDTIVILDARKNEWYYARYQWQDDQRECIEGPKAIAPDALLEELIHDGNCFFFAGDAVTVAKPFLQQGLGSKAVILSEYHYLPRGAYAASETWKVWNTNRPLDGFCTVEPVYIRASEAEVNYLKKQRASM; the protein is encoded by the coding sequence ATGAAATACCTGACTATCGATACAACAACTAAGATTACGGCACTAGCCCTTGGTGAAGATGGGAAATTAATTTGTGAAGGATTCCTCCATACCGGGAAAACGCACTCCGAAAGGCTTATCCCCATGGTGGATCAGCTATTTCAAGCATCAGGCTGGAAACTGAATGAAGTGGATCTTATCGGTGTTGTACGCGGACCGGGATCGTTTACGGGTATTCGTATTGGTATCGCTACAGCTCAAGGTCTGGCCCAAGTGATGAATATCCCTATCGTAGGGGTTTCCTCGCTGGATGCCTTATCCTGGGCAGGGAATGGCAGGCCGGAAGACACCATTGTCATTCTTGACGCTCGGAAAAATGAGTGGTATTATGCGCGTTACCAATGGCAGGATGATCAAAGAGAGTGTATAGAAGGCCCAAAAGCGATAGCACCGGATGCGCTTCTGGAAGAACTAATTCACGACGGTAACTGTTTTTTCTTTGCCGGAGACGCTGTTACCGTAGCAAAACCTTTTTTACAGCAAGGTCTTGGGAGCAAGGCAGTCATTCTGTCGGAATATCATTATCTGCCCAGAGGTGCCTATGCTGCCAGTGAAACATGGAAAGTATGGAATACGAACAGACCGTTGGATGGTTTTTGCACCGTTGAACCAGTCTATATCCGGGCGTCGGAAGCGGAAGTCAATTATTTAAAGAAACAGAGGGCGTCCATGTAA
- the rimI gene encoding ribosomal protein S18-alanine N-acetyltransferase: MVNKHTSDNTAGDTGQWNPVIRSMTLNDIPAIIAIEEASFSTPWTTASFTSELQNNTLAHYFCLELDDAVIGYMGLWVVMGEAHITNIAIWPGCRGMGWGEYLMRQVIQHMLGKGILRFTLEVRVSNQTARNLYEKLGFRAAGRRKNYYSDNQEDAIIMWASL, encoded by the coding sequence ATGGTTAACAAACATACATCAGACAACACAGCGGGTGATACGGGACAGTGGAATCCTGTTATTCGTAGCATGACCCTGAATGACATCCCGGCAATTATCGCCATTGAAGAGGCATCCTTCTCAACCCCTTGGACGACCGCTTCGTTTACCTCGGAGTTGCAGAACAACACATTGGCCCACTATTTTTGCCTGGAGCTCGATGACGCGGTCATAGGATATATGGGTTTATGGGTTGTTATGGGGGAAGCCCATATCACAAACATTGCAATATGGCCGGGATGCCGCGGCATGGGATGGGGAGAATATTTGATGCGACAGGTAATCCAGCATATGTTGGGTAAAGGAATCCTGCGCTTTACACTGGAAGTAAGGGTATCCAATCAGACCGCACGAAACCTTTATGAAAAGTTAGGGTTTAGGGCGGCAGGGAGGCGCAAAAATTATTATTCCGATAACCAAGAAGACGCCATTATTATGTGGGCCAGCCTGTAA
- the tsaD gene encoding tRNA (adenosine(37)-N6)-threonylcarbamoyltransferase complex transferase subunit TsaD, giving the protein MKEKQRMEAKQDIIILGIETSCDETSAAVLLNGQELKSHIISSQISTHQKYGGVVPEIASREHCVHISQVVNEALKQAGLQFDNLSAIAVTYGPGLVGSLLVGVSFAKALAYAAGIPLIAVNHLEGHVYANYLEHKNLEFPLLALLASGGHTNLIIFKGHLDYEVIGSTRDDAAGEAFDKIARALGFGYPGGPNIQKAAVGGNKTAFDFPRAMLEPGSLDFSFSGLKSSVLNTLNSARMKGESLNSSDLAASFQAAVVDVLVQKTLKALDRFPAKTFALAGGVAANSNLREALQKELNLREVRFVYPSPVYCTDNGAMIALAGYYRYLKQDFALWKLNAIPGLSL; this is encoded by the coding sequence ATGAAAGAAAAGCAACGTATGGAAGCAAAGCAAGACATCATTATTTTAGGAATAGAAACGAGCTGTGATGAAACATCAGCAGCTGTGCTGCTGAATGGCCAGGAACTGAAAAGCCATATCATTTCTTCGCAAATCAGTACGCACCAGAAATATGGCGGTGTGGTTCCGGAAATTGCCTCGAGAGAACATTGTGTTCATATTAGCCAGGTAGTGAATGAAGCCCTTAAACAAGCGGGCCTGCAGTTTGATAATTTATCTGCAATTGCTGTAACCTATGGACCGGGTCTTGTCGGTTCCTTGCTTGTTGGTGTTTCTTTTGCCAAGGCATTGGCTTATGCCGCCGGAATTCCCTTGATTGCGGTGAACCACCTGGAAGGACATGTTTATGCCAATTACCTTGAACATAAAAACCTGGAATTCCCTTTACTGGCACTCTTAGCTTCTGGGGGACATACGAACTTGATCATTTTCAAGGGACATTTGGATTACGAAGTTATTGGCAGTACCCGTGATGACGCAGCAGGGGAAGCCTTTGATAAAATTGCCCGCGCCTTAGGATTTGGCTACCCCGGTGGTCCAAACATACAGAAGGCTGCTGTCGGCGGGAATAAAACCGCCTTTGACTTTCCGAGAGCAATGTTGGAACCCGGAAGTCTTGATTTTAGCTTCAGCGGGTTAAAATCATCGGTTCTAAACACACTGAACAGTGCAAGAATGAAAGGGGAGAGTTTAAATAGCTCGGACCTGGCAGCTTCTTTTCAGGCTGCTGTTGTCGACGTCCTTGTCCAAAAAACACTAAAGGCTTTAGACCGCTTTCCTGCCAAAACATTTGCTTTAGCCGGGGGGGTCGCAGCTAACAGTAATTTAAGAGAAGCTCTTCAAAAAGAACTCAATTTACGCGAGGTCCGTTTTGTTTACCCTTCACCGGTCTACTGTACAGATAATGGTGCTATGATTGCTCTCGCTGGGTATTATCGTTACCTGAAGCAGGATTTTGCTTTATGGAAGTTAAATGCAATACCGGGTTTAAGTCTATAG
- a CDS encoding 5-formyltetrahydrofolate cyclo-ligase — translation MNRTEKNLLRKTILKNRRAINEEERSQKNAAIERNILSLPIYKESGTIMMYLNYWDEVDTGGIAEDTLQAGKRLVIPLCKGEIIIPYEIKRLEEDVQIGMFGIREPRPGNSRVVVPSDIDIVLVPGVAFDGRGNRIGFGKGFYDRFLPQLRDNVTIVGLAYSCQIVDKIDAEAHDFTMSLLVTENGVIYCS, via the coding sequence GTGAATAGGACTGAAAAAAATCTTCTTCGAAAGACGATTCTAAAAAATCGAAGAGCAATCAACGAAGAGGAGCGCAGCCAAAAAAACGCTGCTATTGAAAGGAATATATTGTCGTTGCCCATATATAAAGAATCTGGGACAATTATGATGTACTTAAATTATTGGGATGAAGTCGATACCGGAGGAATAGCGGAAGATACGCTGCAAGCGGGAAAAAGATTGGTGATCCCGTTATGTAAGGGTGAGATCATTATACCCTATGAGATAAAGCGTTTAGAAGAAGATGTCCAGATTGGCATGTTTGGAATCAGAGAGCCGCGCCCTGGCAATTCACGCGTCGTCGTGCCAAGCGATATTGATATCGTCTTAGTTCCAGGAGTTGCTTTTGATGGCAGAGGTAACCGCATCGGGTTTGGGAAAGGCTTTTATGATCGGTTTCTTCCACAGCTTAGAGACAATGTCACAATTGTTGGACTGGCTTATTCTTGTCAAATTGTTGACAAGATTGATGCGGAAGCGCATGATTTCACAATGTCTTTACTGGTTACAGAAAATGGTGTAATCTATTGTTCATAG
- the nuoE gene encoding NADH-quinone oxidoreductase subunit NuoE, whose protein sequence is MCKCCDSNPEKTIVDPKQDRLQEIIASHQGHNGALIPVLQEAQEVFGYLPEDVMRTIAKGLKVPEAQVYGVATFYAQFRLKPAGRNLIRVCMGTACHVRGAQKVLTEIERELHVDAGETTADQKFTLETVACIGACGLAPVMTINGQVFGNMNTGKVPEILKKFE, encoded by the coding sequence ATGTGTAAGTGTTGTGACTCGAATCCCGAAAAAACGATTGTCGATCCCAAACAGGACAGGCTACAGGAAATCATTGCATCTCATCAAGGCCATAACGGTGCATTGATCCCCGTACTCCAGGAGGCTCAAGAAGTCTTCGGATATTTGCCGGAAGATGTAATGCGGACAATTGCGAAGGGACTCAAAGTGCCGGAAGCGCAAGTGTATGGTGTTGCCACATTTTATGCTCAGTTCAGGCTGAAGCCCGCGGGGCGTAACCTGATCCGTGTCTGTATGGGAACAGCTTGCCATGTCCGAGGTGCGCAGAAAGTATTAACGGAGATTGAAAGGGAACTTCACGTTGATGCTGGTGAAACCACGGCAGATCAGAAATTTACCTTAGAGACAGTCGCTTGCATTGGCGCATGCGGCTTGGCTCCGGTCATGACCATCAATGGTCAGGTGTTTGGAAACATGAATACCGGTAAAGTACCGGAAATACTTAAGAAGTTTGAATAG
- the nuoF gene encoding NADH-quinone oxidoreductase subunit NuoF, producing the protein MKTLADACCEKCHHTATNPCSDYVSCRTLGPLCHDDMACRQKRKQLISVILEPDKSNKQILVCNGTGCYSSGSQTLIDLLKEGLAERNITDVDVRSTGCHGFCEQGPTVIIDPGNTFYTKVKSEDIPEIIAKDIVGDEKIQRLLYQDPTSGEYADNFQTVNLFAKQQRVILDNCGKIDPEQISHYLAKDGYQGLEKAVKRMSPDDVVAEVKKSGLRGRGGAGFPTGLKWSLCRQSEGNKKYVICNADEGDPGAFMDRGVLEGDPHAVIEGMLIGAYAIGADEGYIYCRAEYPLAIDRLKTAIAQAEKIGILGNNILNSGFNFKLHIKEGAGAFVCGEETALIASIEGKRGMPTVRPPYPAVKGLWGKPTNINNVETWANVPYILRNGADWYTQFGTEKSKGTKIFALTGKVNNTGLVEVPMGMTLREIIFDIGGGIKDGNTFKAVQIGGPSGGCLPEGMLDLEVDYDNLTAAGAMVGSGGMVILDNTTCMVDIARFFLSFTQKESCGKCTPCREGTKRLLEILVRITKGDGKIEDLETLERLAKVIKRTSLCGLGQTAPNPLLATLKYFRHEYEAHILEKRCPAHACTALMEYTIDSEKCKRCGKCAKVCPVGCISGDKNTPYVINTQLCIKCGACKENCKFDAISQL; encoded by the coding sequence ATGAAGACTTTAGCGGACGCTTGTTGTGAAAAATGTCATCATACTGCTACCAATCCCTGTTCCGATTATGTTTCGTGCAGAACGCTGGGACCGCTCTGCCATGATGATATGGCCTGCAGACAAAAGAGAAAGCAGTTGATATCTGTCATTTTGGAACCGGACAAGAGCAATAAACAGATATTGGTCTGTAATGGGACAGGCTGTTATTCGTCCGGGTCACAGACATTGATCGATTTACTGAAAGAGGGATTGGCCGAAAGAAATATCACTGATGTCGATGTGCGGTCCACCGGTTGCCATGGTTTTTGTGAGCAGGGCCCCACAGTCATTATTGATCCTGGTAACACATTTTATACAAAAGTAAAATCGGAAGACATTCCGGAAATTATTGCTAAGGATATTGTTGGGGATGAAAAAATACAGAGACTCCTCTATCAGGATCCCACCTCGGGAGAGTATGCTGATAATTTTCAAACCGTTAACCTTTTCGCCAAGCAGCAGCGTGTTATCTTAGATAACTGCGGCAAGATCGATCCCGAGCAAATTAGCCATTATCTGGCCAAAGATGGTTATCAGGGATTGGAAAAGGCAGTTAAGAGGATGAGTCCAGATGACGTTGTAGCCGAAGTAAAAAAATCTGGTTTAAGAGGCCGAGGTGGCGCAGGTTTTCCGACGGGCCTAAAATGGAGCTTATGCCGTCAATCTGAAGGCAATAAAAAATATGTGATATGCAATGCTGACGAGGGTGATCCGGGTGCATTCATGGACCGGGGCGTTCTGGAAGGCGATCCGCATGCCGTGATTGAAGGGATGCTTATTGGTGCCTATGCGATTGGCGCTGACGAAGGATACATTTATTGCCGTGCCGAATACCCGCTGGCCATTGACAGACTGAAAACAGCCATCGCCCAAGCGGAGAAAATCGGAATCTTGGGCAATAATATATTAAATTCTGGATTTAACTTTAAACTCCATATTAAAGAGGGTGCAGGCGCTTTTGTCTGCGGCGAGGAAACCGCGCTCATTGCTTCCATCGAGGGAAAACGCGGCATGCCTACCGTCAGACCACCTTATCCTGCTGTTAAAGGCCTTTGGGGCAAACCTACGAATATCAATAACGTTGAAACATGGGCCAATGTGCCATACATTTTGCGTAATGGCGCCGATTGGTATACGCAGTTTGGCACTGAAAAGAGTAAAGGAACGAAAATATTTGCCCTGACCGGGAAGGTCAACAATACCGGGTTAGTCGAAGTGCCTATGGGTATGACGCTTAGGGAGATCATCTTTGATATCGGCGGTGGGATTAAGGATGGCAATACATTTAAAGCCGTACAGATTGGCGGTCCATCAGGAGGTTGTCTCCCGGAGGGAATGCTGGATCTTGAAGTGGATTATGATAACCTGACAGCAGCCGGGGCTATGGTGGGATCGGGTGGTATGGTCATTTTGGACAATACGACATGTATGGTTGATATTGCCCGCTTTTTCTTAAGCTTTACCCAGAAGGAATCCTGCGGCAAATGTACACCTTGCCGAGAAGGAACGAAGCGGCTTCTGGAAATCTTAGTCCGGATCACCAAAGGTGATGGTAAGATTGAAGATCTGGAGACGCTTGAACGGTTGGCGAAAGTTATTAAGCGCACATCACTTTGCGGTCTTGGACAAACAGCACCGAATCCACTTTTGGCTACATTAAAATACTTCCGCCATGAGTATGAAGCGCATATCCTGGAAAAACGATGTCCCGCTCATGCTTGTACCGCGCTTATGGAATATACCATCGATAGTGAAAAATGCAAGCGGTGTGGCAAATGTGCAAAGGTCTGTCCTGTGGGATGTATTTCAGGTGACAAAAACACACCGTATGTCATTAATACTCAGCTCTGTATCAAATGCGGCGCCTGTAAGGAAAATTGCAAATTTGATGCCATCAGCCAATTATAA
- the fdhF gene encoding formate dehydrogenase subunit alpha: protein MDKVQLQIDGKMVSVSAKSTILEAARKNGISIPTLCHAPELTNWGACRLCMVEVEGMRNLATACTMEVSPGMVVRTATPEIIEARKTILELILANHDIDCLTCEKMGDCDLSRYAYEYQIKGDVFHGEKRQTDVEDSNAFILRDMNKCILCGKCVRACAEIQVNNVLDYSKRGFETQVGPAFNLPYGESECVFCGSCLAVCPVGALTEKAMVGKGRPWEIKKVRTTCPYCGTGCNFDLNVKEGKVVGVTASPDAPVNGKALCVKGRFGYDTIHSPNRLTTPLIRKDGELVEAEWDEALDLIAEKFSAIKAESGPDSIGALSSARCINEDNYAMQKFMRAVIGTNNIDHCARTUHAPSVAGLATSFGSGAMTNSIGEIPRSKVIFVIGSNTTEAHPVIGSKIKQAVRNGCRLIVADPRGIELTGHAEVWMRLRPGTDITLINGLMHIILSKGWEDRTFIEKRTEGFEKLETILPKYTPEYVSKVTGVSVEKLFEAAEIYATAESAQIFYTLGITEHTTGTDNVMSLANLAMITGNLGKENSGVNPLRGQNNVQGACDMGALPNFYPGYQKVEDEKVREKFEKAWNVSLNPNKGYMIPDMFAASLSGKLKALYVMGEDPVSTDADANHVRKGLQALDFLVVQDIFLTETAKLADVVLPGVSYAEKTGTFTNTERRVQMVNKAVEPVQGAKPDWQIICAIASRMGVDFGYRTTTDIINEIASLTPQYTGISHDRLGTHGLQWPVTCDSHPGTPILHIDGCTRGKGLFMPIDARISDELPDKEYPFLLSTGRKLSHYNISTRYSSVLSAYSSEEMAEVNPEDAKLLEIRDGDRITVTSRRGEVQTRVKLTEKVPPGMVFMTFHYVDSPVNVLTNGACDKVSGTYEYKVCAVKISK, encoded by the coding sequence GTGGACAAGGTTCAACTCCAAATCGACGGGAAAATGGTGTCTGTATCGGCTAAATCAACGATTCTGGAAGCAGCCAGAAAAAACGGTATTTCTATTCCGACCCTGTGCCATGCGCCGGAATTGACCAATTGGGGAGCCTGCAGACTTTGTATGGTTGAAGTCGAAGGTATGCGCAATTTGGCAACAGCATGTACTATGGAAGTTTCACCGGGAATGGTTGTCAGGACAGCGACGCCGGAAATCATAGAAGCGCGAAAAACCATTTTAGAACTGATCTTGGCCAATCATGATATTGATTGCCTTACCTGTGAAAAAATGGGTGATTGTGATTTGTCACGTTATGCCTATGAATATCAAATCAAAGGTGATGTATTCCATGGTGAAAAACGCCAGACCGATGTGGAGGACAGCAATGCGTTTATTCTCCGGGATATGAATAAATGTATTCTTTGCGGCAAGTGTGTCAGAGCCTGTGCTGAAATCCAAGTCAATAATGTGTTAGACTACTCCAAGCGCGGGTTTGAGACTCAGGTCGGGCCAGCCTTCAATCTGCCATATGGCGAATCGGAATGTGTATTCTGTGGTTCTTGCCTGGCGGTTTGTCCGGTTGGTGCACTAACGGAAAAAGCCATGGTCGGCAAAGGACGGCCCTGGGAAATTAAAAAAGTTCGGACAACGTGCCCTTACTGCGGGACAGGGTGTAATTTTGATCTCAATGTCAAGGAAGGAAAAGTGGTCGGGGTCACGGCAAGCCCAGATGCGCCTGTTAATGGTAAAGCATTATGTGTTAAAGGCCGCTTCGGTTATGATACGATCCACAGCCCGAACCGCCTGACGACCCCGTTGATCCGTAAAGATGGTGAGCTTGTAGAAGCTGAATGGGATGAAGCGCTTGATTTGATTGCCGAGAAATTTTCTGCAATCAAGGCAGAGTCTGGCCCCGATTCGATAGGTGCTTTAAGTTCGGCACGCTGTATCAATGAAGATAATTATGCCATGCAAAAATTTATGCGCGCGGTGATCGGAACCAATAACATAGATCACTGCGCCCGTACCTGACACGCTCCCTCCGTGGCCGGTCTGGCCACTTCATTCGGCTCGGGAGCAATGACGAACTCCATTGGCGAAATACCCCGTTCCAAGGTGATTTTTGTTATCGGATCCAACACCACAGAAGCACACCCGGTTATCGGCAGCAAAATCAAACAGGCTGTCCGTAACGGCTGTCGGCTGATTGTGGCCGATCCCAGGGGGATCGAACTTACAGGACATGCCGAAGTTTGGATGCGTCTGCGGCCGGGCACGGATATTACTCTCATTAATGGTCTGATGCATATTATCTTGAGTAAAGGCTGGGAAGACAGAACCTTTATCGAAAAACGTACGGAAGGCTTTGAGAAACTTGAGACGATTTTACCCAAATATACCCCGGAATACGTCAGTAAAGTAACCGGTGTTTCTGTGGAAAAACTCTTTGAAGCTGCCGAAATCTATGCGACAGCTGAAAGTGCGCAGATATTCTATACACTGGGGATCACAGAGCATACAACCGGAACAGATAATGTTATGTCACTTGCTAATTTAGCAATGATAACAGGGAATTTGGGTAAAGAGAATTCCGGCGTGAATCCGCTGCGCGGGCAGAACAATGTCCAAGGGGCTTGCGATATGGGTGCTCTACCTAATTTCTACCCCGGTTATCAAAAAGTAGAAGACGAAAAAGTCCGTGAGAAATTTGAAAAGGCTTGGAATGTATCCTTAAATCCGAATAAGGGTTATATGATTCCGGATATGTTTGCGGCCTCTTTATCCGGTAAATTAAAAGCGCTGTATGTCATGGGTGAAGATCCTGTATCTACAGATGCGGATGCCAACCATGTGCGCAAAGGACTGCAGGCGCTGGATTTCCTTGTTGTCCAAGATATTTTCCTGACAGAAACAGCCAAACTCGCCGATGTCGTGCTCCCCGGTGTTAGTTATGCCGAAAAGACCGGGACGTTTACCAATACGGAGCGTCGCGTCCAGATGGTCAATAAGGCAGTTGAACCTGTTCAAGGAGCAAAACCGGACTGGCAGATCATATGTGCTATTGCCAGCCGGATGGGCGTTGATTTCGGCTACCGCACGACGACGGATATCATAAATGAGATAGCTTCCCTGACCCCACAGTATACAGGAATCTCCCATGACCGACTGGGAACACACGGGCTGCAGTGGCCGGTCACCTGCGATAGCCATCCCGGAACGCCGATTCTGCATATCGATGGTTGTACTCGGGGCAAGGGTTTGTTTATGCCAATTGATGCACGGATATCGGATGAACTGCCGGACAAGGAATACCCATTCCTCTTAAGTACTGGCCGTAAACTCAGCCATTATAACATTTCCACAAGGTATTCCAGCGTACTGAGCGCTTATTCATCGGAGGAAATGGCCGAAGTTAATCCTGAGGATGCCAAATTACTGGAAATTCGCGACGGAGACAGAATTACCGTCACATCCCGACGGGGTGAAGTTCAGACACGCGTCAAACTCACGGAAAAGGTACCGCCGGGTATGGTCTTCATGACGTTCCACTACGTGGATTCACCAGTCAATGTTCTGACCAACGGTGCCTGCGACAAGGTATCCGGCACCTATGAATATAAGGTGTGTGCTGTTAAGATTTCGAAGTAA
- a CDS encoding NYN domain-containing protein — translation MKALGFVDYENIWQGLHENGYRLQPEEFIQLLEDYAARIGVELIAVYLYANFDKEEFWRTQTAFEKNNIFTRHVYGKNNYVNTDIRANAADTELMLEVQEILVTRPEAADIFLLFTSDGDFLPIIRRIRAWGKEVRIIGVKDKINHRLYPYCEGLDVFYTFLNKEYTKYNPGDDFVEGVKIIAQMQMRLPYLASTRARSYLVTKLGRSTSEIKEFIHFLLAQDGLIEKEFQDPHLVIKKTKIYQLNLANPQIAQILDDQTMEQLTLRYARLASEMAE, via the coding sequence TTGAAGGCATTAGGATTTGTTGACTACGAAAATATCTGGCAAGGCCTTCACGAAAATGGTTACAGGCTTCAGCCGGAAGAATTTATCCAGCTATTGGAGGATTATGCCGCTCGTATTGGGGTCGAACTTATAGCTGTTTATCTCTATGCAAATTTTGATAAAGAAGAATTTTGGCGGACTCAAACCGCTTTCGAGAAAAATAATATTTTTACACGTCATGTTTATGGCAAAAATAACTATGTCAACACGGATATTCGGGCAAATGCGGCCGATACTGAGCTCATGCTCGAAGTGCAGGAGATATTAGTAACACGCCCAGAAGCAGCAGATATTTTTCTTTTATTTACCAGTGACGGGGACTTTTTGCCGATTATCCGCAGAATTCGCGCCTGGGGAAAAGAAGTAAGAATTATTGGTGTCAAGGACAAGATTAATCATCGGCTGTATCCGTATTGTGAAGGGCTGGATGTTTTTTATACATTTCTAAATAAGGAATATACAAAATATAATCCAGGTGATGATTTCGTCGAAGGAGTAAAAATTATTGCTCAAATGCAAATGCGGCTCCCTTACCTCGCTTCGACACGTGCACGTTCCTATCTGGTTACAAAACTGGGAAGGTCAACCTCGGAGATTAAAGAGTTCATTCACTTTTTGCTGGCTCAAGATGGTTTAATTGAAAAGGAATTCCAGGACCCTCACCTCGTTATCAAGAAGACGAAAATATACCAGCTAAATTTAGCTAATCCCCAAATTGCACAAATCTTGGACGACCAAACAATGGAACAGCTCACTTTGCGCTATGCTCGGCTAGCTTCTGAAATGGCAGAGTAG